In Exiguobacterium sp. 9-2, the genomic window ACAAATTGCTAAGGAAGTCGTCACGCGGGCAGGTCTTGCGAACCGGACGAATCTTGCTACCGCTTTCCAGGACGTCTTAAAAGAACTAAACGGTCCTTATGTATTGCAACGGATGGAAGGCGGCAAGGAACGCTTTGCACCGGTCCGCTTAACGGAAGGTTCAATCATTGACGAAAAGACGTTCGCGACGAGTGGTCAAGTCCTCGACGCATTCTTCCATCAAAAAGCAAACCGCGATCGTGTCAAACAACAAGCGGCCGATCTCGAACGGTTCATCAAGAGTGAGTACGATAAGAATATCTTAAAGCGCTCAAAACTCGAAAAAGATTTAGAAGCGACGTTACGAATGGATGAATGGAAGCATAAAGGAGAACTGCTGACGACTTATCTCTATCAGCTCGAACGCGGGATGAAGGAAGCAACCGTCGTCGATTACTATGATCCAGACGGTGCTGAAATCACGATCTCGCTTGATCCCCGCTTCTCGCCAAACGAGAACGCACAGCGTTATTACAAACGGTATAACAAATTAAAAACCGCCAAAGTCGAAGTCGCGCGCCAGCTTGAGAAGAACCAAGCCGAGATTGCGTACTTCGAAGGTTTGCTTGCCCAACTCGATGTCGCATCCCCGGAAGATATCCGGGAAATGCGCGAGGAACTCGTCGAAGAAGGTTATCTGCGCGAACGACAAAAGAAGAAAAAGAAACCACAACTCCCACAACTCGAAGAATATCGTTCTTCGACCGGCCTTCCATTCTTCGTCGGAAAGAACAATAAACAAAATGATTACGCGACGTTCAAGTTTGGACGTCGGTCCGATACGTGGTTACACACGAAGGATATCCCAGGATCGCACGTCATCATTCAAAGTGATGCACCGGATGAGACAACGTTAAAAGAAGCAGCGATTGTTGCCGCCTACTACTCGAAAGCACGTGAATCGAGCCAAGTCCCGGTCGATTTTACGGAGTTACGATATGTCAAAAAACCGAGTGGTGCAAAACCCGGCTTCGTCATCTATACGGATCAAACGACACTTTACGTCACACCTGATCCAGATGTCGTCCAATCCTTACGTCAATGACGCTACACAAAAAAGCGCTGTTTTTCCTAAATATCACTTAGGAGAGACAGCGCTTTTTCATCTTCACTTCATTTTTTCTAACTGTTCCCGGTAATCGAGCAAATGCCCATGGATGATATCCTTCGCCTCGCTTAATTCTTGATCGAATGAGAACATCGCTTGTTTTCGTTCGTGGGAGAAGATGACATCGTAATGATGGCTGAGTAAGAAATCAATTTCCTGGCCGAGCGTCTTTTCCTGTTCTTCTGTCATCGGGATATCCCGATGACTGGCAATGCTTTCAAGCAAGACGAGCAACTTGTCTTCAAGATCGACAAGCTCCTTCAGTCGGATGAACGCTTCACTTTGACCGCTTGCCATCAATGGATATTTTTGATCTTCTTGAAGCATCAACATCATTTCTTCATGTTTGAGAATTTGTTTCCGAACGGCAAGCAGCCTCGTATCATCTTGCACAAGACTCCGCCAATCTTCCATCAACTGTTGCGTCGTTTTTTTGACAAGCAAGAGTAAACGATCCTCATAATGTGGCGGGAAGACGATGTAATTGATGAGGACAGCAGATAACACACCGACGACAGTCAACAACGAACGTGATAATGCATAGTGGACGTAGTCGGCGGTCGGACTCTCGAACATCAACACGATGGCAAAGGCCGCGAACGTCGACATATCCGTTCTTCCAATCATCGAATTAAGGACGAGCGAGACAATTACGGCGAGTCCAATCGTCAGCGGATTCGCCCCAAGTGTCGCAACAATCGCAAGACCACACATTAATCCAAGTACTGTTCCGAAAATCCGGTTGAAGACGATTTTAAACGACCGATGAATCGTCGGTTGCATGGCAACAATTGCTGCGACAGCCCCCATTCCCGAATAAATATCGAACACATACCAGGAGATACTAAGCGCAAGAGCTACCGCGATACCGGTCTTGACCGTTCGTAGTCCAATCCGAAACTTTAATTTCACTCGAGCGTCACCTGCCCGACTTCACTATTGACTGTCACTTCCGGTTTTTCTTGTTTCGACAGTTCATAAATTGTCTCATCCTTATTCTTTTGTTTCGTATATCGGTCAGAGGCTTTAATATCGCCTCCTGTGTCAATCGTAATCGTACCGGCTGATTTATTTGGTTTTAGCTTCGTCGCGCCGTCAATCGTTGTGACGTCGAGACTCAACTTCGCCACATATTCCGCAAGAGAAACACTTTCACCTGTCACTTGCGCATGGACGGCATCCATCTCTTTGATGGAAATCGCACGTGTTGCATTCAGTGTAATCTCATCACCTTTTACTTTATCGAGACTCATCGCTTCTCCGTCCATCTCGATCGTTTTTGCGTAGATGCCCATTCCTTTAAGTGTTCCAGCATCGACATCGACACGGTTCATATAACTCGGTAGTCCCACTTGAATCGTATAGTCTGCTGTTTTTTCGCTCGGACGATTGCCGAGTCGAGAGAGCCAACCATCTCGTCCTGTCACCGTTACCGTATTCGTCGATGTACTGATTTTCAGTCGTTTTCCACTCGATGCACTATCGACGAGTTTGATTTGGACGTTTCCGTCTGTGCTTCGAACGAATTGTACCGTTGCGTGCGGCGCCTCGATGGCGAGAGACTTATAGCGATTCGTCGTCTTGAATGTTTCGCCGCGCGATAACAATTCCGTTGAGACGAGCAATGTAATCGAATAGATGACGACAAGTCCGAGAACGACACCACCGTATAAATAAAGCGGTCGCTTCACTGGTCCTTTTTCTCCAATGCGGTTCAACCGTGCATCCATCTTTTGTTTTTGTTTATTTTTTAAGCGTGTGAACGACGATTGTTTTCGTTTCCGCACACTCCTACTGTTATGCTCTTCCATGTCAGTCCCTCCATCTCATGTCTACCATTATTCCGAATATCTGAATCGACTGTCAACAGCCCCTTCTTATCATAGAAGAAGTTCACCGTTTCGCCATCGGGCGGAAGAAGGAAGCGTAATCGGATGAACTACAGATATTCCAGAAGAATAATCGACAAAAAGGAGAGGAACCTTGACGTTTCCTCTCCTTTGCTTAAGAACGGATTATAATTCGAGTGACTCGCCGATCGCGAGTAAATGACCAGTTTGACCTTGCGCTTCAATTTGTTCACAGAATGCGTTCGCATCTTGTTTGATTAAATCAAATGTATCGTAGTGGATCGGTACGACTG contains:
- a CDS encoding Rqc2 family fibronectin-binding protein, giving the protein MAFDGLMTTRVVKELQPLVGGRINKVYQPYTLDLVFQVRAERKNVLLLASANAMYARMHITSEAVSNPSEPPLFCMMLRKHVEGGFIESIEQLERDRIIVLRVRSRNELGDEEAKKIYVELMGRHSNIILTDGQDKILDAIKHLPLSQNTFRTIMPGMTYQLPPAQDKVDPLTEDIEKALHRIDWNAGKLDRQLLGLFSGLSPQIAKEVVTRAGLANRTNLATAFQDVLKELNGPYVLQRMEGGKERFAPVRLTEGSIIDEKTFATSGQVLDAFFHQKANRDRVKQQAADLERFIKSEYDKNILKRSKLEKDLEATLRMDEWKHKGELLTTYLYQLERGMKEATVVDYYDPDGAEITISLDPRFSPNENAQRYYKRYNKLKTAKVEVARQLEKNQAEIAYFEGLLAQLDVASPEDIREMREELVEEGYLRERQKKKKKPQLPQLEEYRSSTGLPFFVGKNNKQNDYATFKFGRRSDTWLHTKDIPGSHVIIQSDAPDETTLKEAAIVAAYYSKARESSQVPVDFTELRYVKKPSGAKPGFVIYTDQTTLYVTPDPDVVQSLRQ
- a CDS encoding FUSC family protein — protein: MKLKFRIGLRTVKTGIAVALALSISWYVFDIYSGMGAVAAIVAMQPTIHRSFKIVFNRIFGTVLGLMCGLAIVATLGANPLTIGLAVIVSLVLNSMIGRTDMSTFAAFAIVLMFESPTADYVHYALSRSLLTVVGVLSAVLINYIVFPPHYEDRLLLLVKKTTQQLMEDWRSLVQDDTRLLAVRKQILKHEEMMLMLQEDQKYPLMASGQSEAFIRLKELVDLEDKLLVLLESIASHRDIPMTEEQEKTLGQEIDFLLSHHYDVIFSHERKQAMFSFDQELSEAKDIIHGHLLDYREQLEKMK
- a CDS encoding DUF4097 family beta strand repeat-containing protein is translated as MRKRKQSSFTRLKNKQKQKMDARLNRIGEKGPVKRPLYLYGGVVLGLVVIYSITLLVSTELLSRGETFKTTNRYKSLAIEAPHATVQFVRSTDGNVQIKLVDSASSGKRLKISTSTNTVTVTGRDGWLSRLGNRPSEKTADYTIQVGLPSYMNRVDVDAGTLKGMGIYAKTIEMDGEAMSLDKVKGDEITLNATRAISIKEMDAVHAQVTGESVSLAEYVAKLSLDVTTIDGATKLKPNKSAGTITIDTGGDIKASDRYTKQKNKDETIYELSKQEKPEVTVNSEVGQVTLE